From the Nocardiopsis changdeensis genome, one window contains:
- a CDS encoding DUF885 family protein produces MPHPENHEIPARLRALADLMPGAMRDGAGMHEYDGRVADLSPAGVEAALAALGGAPLDDPHDEAHLAAFEAEARYALGEALQYRANPLYHLGELDVSGYDRDYAPEAERRRARDAHLAQWPRGVDNAIAALDRMPAPVARSLVGAVRGLAEGLPEDVPAPLRETALAAHARLVAHVERAAEEGPEDASLGAEGLARLMGTGEALEVDPVELAERARAERDRLRARLAEAVGRIAPGEDVMTAVRKLTAQGPDGDGVLDAARRWTELALEFTAERGLAPYGDGECRVDLSPPAHRWATAMMAWSGPWEADTPSFYYITPPDPAWDAAETAEWLEMFSDTTLPAVSVHEVAPGHFSHGRALRRAPGPVRRALHSMAFAEGWAHYAEEMMLEEGFGDYAAERCGVGGWTADHYEAGVWVEALIRVTRLSVAIGMHTGTMTVEEAAALFSEDTPLQGPAALSEARRATFDPTYGRYTWGKLEILRLRERARERWGSEFSLGRFHRALLDLGSPPLGLIGTALERG; encoded by the coding sequence ATGCCACACCCCGAGAACCATGAAATCCCGGCCCGGCTGCGGGCCCTGGCCGACCTCATGCCCGGCGCCATGCGCGACGGAGCGGGCATGCACGAGTACGACGGCCGCGTCGCCGACCTCTCCCCCGCCGGCGTCGAGGCCGCCCTGGCGGCGCTGGGCGGCGCGCCGCTGGACGATCCCCACGACGAAGCACACCTGGCCGCGTTCGAGGCCGAGGCCCGGTACGCGCTGGGCGAGGCGCTGCAGTACCGCGCCAACCCCCTGTACCACCTGGGCGAGCTCGACGTCTCCGGCTACGACCGGGACTACGCCCCCGAGGCCGAGCGCCGCAGGGCCCGGGACGCCCACCTGGCGCAGTGGCCGCGCGGCGTGGACAACGCGATCGCCGCCCTGGACCGGATGCCCGCCCCGGTGGCGCGCTCCCTGGTCGGCGCCGTCCGCGGGCTGGCCGAGGGGCTGCCCGAGGACGTGCCCGCCCCGCTGCGCGAGACCGCGCTGGCCGCGCACGCCCGCCTGGTCGCCCATGTGGAGCGGGCCGCCGAGGAGGGGCCCGAGGACGCCTCGCTGGGCGCCGAGGGGCTGGCCCGGCTCATGGGCACCGGGGAGGCCCTGGAGGTCGACCCGGTGGAGCTGGCGGAGCGGGCGCGGGCCGAACGCGACCGGCTGCGGGCGCGGCTGGCCGAGGCGGTCGGCCGGATCGCCCCCGGCGAGGACGTCATGACCGCGGTCCGGAAGCTGACCGCGCAGGGCCCGGACGGCGACGGGGTGCTCGACGCCGCCCGCCGCTGGACGGAGCTGGCGCTGGAGTTCACCGCCGAGCGCGGCCTGGCCCCCTACGGCGACGGCGAGTGCCGGGTGGACCTGTCCCCGCCCGCCCACCGCTGGGCCACCGCGATGATGGCCTGGTCCGGGCCGTGGGAGGCCGACACCCCGTCGTTCTACTACATCACCCCGCCCGACCCCGCCTGGGACGCGGCGGAGACCGCCGAGTGGCTGGAGATGTTCAGCGACACCACGCTGCCGGCGGTGAGCGTGCACGAGGTGGCCCCCGGCCACTTCTCGCACGGGCGGGCGCTGCGGCGCGCCCCCGGCCCGGTGCGGCGGGCGCTGCACTCGATGGCGTTCGCCGAGGGCTGGGCGCACTACGCCGAGGAGATGATGCTGGAGGAGGGCTTCGGGGACTACGCCGCCGAGCGCTGCGGCGTCGGGGGGTGGACCGCCGACCACTACGAGGCGGGCGTGTGGGTGGAGGCCCTCATCCGGGTGACCCGGCTGTCGGTGGCCATCGGCATGCACACCGGGACCATGACGGTGGAGGAGGCGGCGGCGCTGTTCTCCGAGGACACCCCGCTCCAGGGCCCGGCGGCGCTATCGGAGGCGCGGCGGGCCACGTTCGACCCCACCTACGGCCGGTACACGTGGGGCAAGCTGGAGATCCTGCGGCTGCGCGAGCGGGCCCGCGAGCGGTGGGGGTCGGAGTTCTCCCTGGGCCGCTTCCACCGGGCCCTGCTGGACCTGGGCTCCCCGCCGCTGGGGCTGATCGGCACCGCCCTCGAACGGGGCTGA
- a CDS encoding SanA/YdcF family protein yields the protein MSVWIVAAGVCAAALSPYIWLTAASVGRLRTVETVPDRPVAVVLGAAAWADGPSPLLARRLDLAVRLYLGGRVERVIVSGDNREVSRRETDTMAAYLVAHGVPADRIDADPHGYRTWDTCVRVRDLFGVRSATMVTQSFHLPRTVALARAAGIDAVGVGDPSMGARRRSTVIGYAREAGAAVKALRDAVLRPAPARTGP from the coding sequence GTGTCGGTGTGGATCGTGGCGGCCGGAGTGTGCGCGGCCGCGTTGAGCCCCTACATCTGGCTGACGGCCGCCTCCGTCGGCCGCCTCCGGACGGTGGAGACCGTCCCGGACCGGCCGGTGGCGGTCGTCCTGGGCGCGGCCGCCTGGGCAGACGGCCCCTCGCCTCTGCTGGCCCGCCGCCTGGACCTGGCCGTGCGCCTGTACCTCGGCGGCAGGGTGGAGCGCGTCATCGTCTCGGGCGACAACCGCGAGGTGTCGCGCCGCGAGACCGACACCATGGCCGCCTACCTCGTCGCCCACGGGGTCCCCGCGGACCGGATCGACGCCGACCCCCACGGCTACCGCACCTGGGACACCTGCGTGCGGGTCCGCGACCTGTTCGGGGTCCGCTCCGCGACCATGGTCACCCAGTCGTTCCACCTGCCCCGCACCGTCGCACTGGCCCGGGCCGCGGGTATCGACGCCGTGGGCGTGGGCGATCCCAGCATGGGGGCCCGCCGCCGCTCCACCGTCATCGGGTACGCCCGCGAGGCCGGGGCCGCGGTCAAGGCCCTGCGCGACGCCGTGCTGCGGCCCGCCCCCGCCCGGACCGGCCCCTGA
- a CDS encoding DUF1707 SHOCT-like domain-containing protein, protein MVSDESARMRVSDAERQQVAEVLRDAAAEGRITLDELDERLEAAFNAKTYADFEPITADLPGAPGAAAAEPVPAVGADRSADRLRPQDVMVIRSDGDTFSRKGRWQVPRRIEVRNRYGGTRLDFREADIPHDRVEVHLEVSWGGAEVILPEQATAEVDVDTSWLGSLKVDADAIPRPPAPHFVITGTCHGGTLQVGHRRPFSWSSLFGV, encoded by the coding sequence GTGGTCTCCGACGAAAGCGCCCGTATGCGGGTCTCCGACGCCGAACGCCAGCAGGTGGCGGAGGTGCTCAGGGACGCCGCGGCCGAGGGGCGCATCACCCTCGACGAACTCGACGAGCGGCTCGAGGCCGCCTTCAACGCCAAGACCTACGCCGACTTCGAGCCCATCACCGCCGACCTGCCCGGCGCGCCCGGGGCGGCCGCCGCCGAGCCCGTCCCCGCCGTGGGGGCCGACCGCTCGGCCGACCGCCTCCGCCCCCAGGACGTCATGGTCATCCGGTCCGACGGCGACACCTTCTCCCGCAAGGGCCGCTGGCAGGTGCCCCGCCGCATCGAGGTCCGCAACAGGTACGGGGGCACCCGGCTCGACTTCCGCGAGGCCGACATCCCCCACGACCGCGTCGAGGTCCACCTGGAGGTGTCCTGGGGAGGCGCCGAGGTGATCCTCCCCGAGCAGGCCACCGCCGAGGTCGACGTGGACACCTCCTGGCTGGGCAGCCTGAAGGTGGACGCCGACGCCATCCCCCGCCCGCCCGCTCCGCACTTCGTCATCACCGGCACCTGCCACGGCGGCACCCTCCAGGTCGGCCACCGCCGCCCCTTCTCCTGGTCCTCCCTCTTCGGCGTGTGA
- a CDS encoding UvrD-helicase domain-containing protein yields MSALAIAPTFLSDFTRLTPDVQLNTLAVMRAYQAGERPALEPVADAADPRVRIVGIDPDWSGVVVPAPADDEPDDGTGDDPAEHPRTRYRLLTVLPREEALRFARRLVPASPEIVPLGGGAPADPRPSGPPELAGALRAPFRQWQVTLHPDQHRITEAHYNGAVQITGGPGTGKTVIALHRAAHLAERDAAAHPEDHRESVLLTTYNRALAQSLSDRLDQLLPDPGVRARVRVATIDSLARSVVQAHGVPPRLIGKDDLARRWRALALADGLPFSGRFLVDEWEQVILAKGMELLPEYIRCERSGRVQHLAPEHRRQVWETIRRYVGAMRVEGLWSYPQLAAEAARVLGRGAPLFRHAVVDEAQDLHPAQWRMLRAAVPEGPDDLFIVGDPHQRVSDNRVSLASLGINVRGRGHRLRVGYRVTQEILDWSMPILGRRAALGMDDDADTLAGYRSLLRGPAPVVRGCADRAEELAALGDWVRVWLEAGVDPTEIAVAGRNHWVVRGIDKELTARGIPTAPLEESGGSGAVRVGTLHRLKGQEFRCVALVGVADHLLPPKAAIEAADGDQVALEHAFQQERTLLFTACTRARDALYVSHVGRPSRLIAEGR; encoded by the coding sequence GTGTCCGCCCTTGCGATCGCCCCGACCTTCCTCAGCGACTTCACCCGCCTCACGCCCGACGTCCAGCTCAACACCCTGGCCGTGATGCGCGCCTACCAGGCCGGCGAACGGCCCGCCCTGGAGCCCGTCGCGGACGCCGCCGACCCGCGGGTCCGGATCGTCGGCATCGACCCCGACTGGTCCGGCGTCGTCGTCCCGGCACCCGCCGACGACGAGCCCGACGACGGGACCGGGGACGACCCCGCCGAGCACCCGCGGACCCGCTACCGCCTGCTCACCGTGCTGCCGCGCGAGGAGGCGCTGCGCTTCGCCCGCCGCCTGGTCCCGGCGTCCCCGGAGATCGTCCCGCTCGGCGGCGGCGCCCCGGCCGACCCCCGCCCCAGCGGCCCGCCCGAGCTGGCCGGCGCCCTGCGCGCGCCCTTCCGGCAGTGGCAGGTCACGCTCCACCCCGACCAGCACCGGATCACCGAGGCCCACTACAACGGCGCCGTGCAGATCACCGGCGGCCCCGGCACCGGCAAGACCGTCATCGCCCTGCACCGGGCCGCCCACCTGGCCGAGCGCGACGCCGCCGCCCACCCCGAGGACCACCGCGAGTCGGTCCTGCTGACCACCTACAACCGGGCCCTGGCCCAGTCCCTGTCCGACCGCCTCGACCAGCTGCTGCCCGACCCCGGGGTGCGCGCCCGGGTCCGGGTGGCGACCATCGACAGCCTCGCCCGTTCCGTGGTGCAGGCCCACGGCGTCCCGCCGCGCCTCATCGGCAAGGACGACCTGGCCCGCCGCTGGCGCGCGCTGGCGCTGGCCGACGGGCTGCCCTTCTCCGGCCGCTTCCTGGTCGACGAGTGGGAGCAGGTCATCCTCGCCAAGGGGATGGAGCTGCTGCCCGAGTACATCCGCTGCGAGCGCAGCGGGCGTGTCCAGCACCTGGCGCCCGAGCACCGGCGCCAGGTGTGGGAGACGATCCGGCGCTACGTCGGCGCCATGCGGGTGGAGGGGCTGTGGTCCTACCCGCAGCTGGCCGCGGAGGCCGCCCGTGTCCTGGGCCGCGGGGCGCCGCTGTTCCGGCACGCGGTGGTCGACGAGGCGCAGGACCTGCACCCGGCCCAGTGGCGGATGCTGCGCGCCGCCGTCCCCGAGGGCCCCGACGACCTGTTCATCGTGGGCGACCCGCACCAGCGGGTGTCCGACAACCGGGTCTCCCTGGCCTCGCTCGGCATCAACGTGCGCGGGCGCGGCCACCGGCTCCGGGTGGGCTACCGGGTCACCCAGGAGATCCTCGACTGGAGCATGCCCATCCTGGGCCGCAGGGCGGCGCTGGGCATGGACGACGACGCCGACACCCTGGCCGGCTACCGCTCGCTGCTGCGCGGCCCGGCGCCGGTGGTGCGCGGCTGCGCCGACCGCGCCGAGGAGCTCGCCGCCCTGGGCGACTGGGTGCGGGTGTGGCTGGAGGCGGGGGTCGACCCGACCGAGATCGCGGTGGCCGGGCGCAACCACTGGGTGGTGCGCGGGATCGACAAGGAGCTGACGGCCCGGGGCATCCCGACCGCACCGCTGGAGGAGTCCGGCGGCTCGGGGGCGGTGCGCGTGGGCACGCTGCACCGGCTCAAGGGCCAGGAGTTCCGCTGCGTGGCCCTGGTGGGGGTCGCCGACCACCTGCTGCCGCCCAAGGCCGCGATCGAGGCCGCCGACGGCGACCAGGTCGCCCTGGAGCACGCCTTCCAGCAGGAGCGGACGCTGCTGTTCACCGCCTGCACGCGGGCGCGCGACGCCCTGTACGTCTCGCACGTGGGGCGGCCGAGCCGGCTGATCGCCGAGGGCCGCTGA
- a CDS encoding DUF6114 domain-containing protein has protein sequence MTRALTLLRSGWGRFREWRHGRPFWGGVILIAAGVELLVAPAAQTLVLPIDLIIYAGIAGVSGTLIAALLIVLGVLSWLQPAQNTFFGVVGVLLALVTFVTSNFGGFVIGMLLGIVGGSLVFAWGPRTRRRPRGRRRAGAPADGAADGDAAAPDDELPAAGGPEAGTRPLAALALPLAAAVVLASAPAPTLGWPWDWLFPGGGGEEQPADDPSASPSPSPSPTPSPGDPGGDPAPEEPGTEDPGEEPGEEGGEEGEEEAGEETEADPAECEFRTGEGALARSEDEFVEAVLACQAAQEADELPEVPADADYDCSRGSVRTSGLTADVLTMSGARYDGVVECPTANGPQRYIRLTMDRAEVTGGDLWFEEHGTRMSLGLPSMTLDGDVVMHVTRMKVNIFGIPLPITFTPDFPPPLLLPYMFVTEVDVSSPMAGTDRMNITGLNGRFAG, from the coding sequence ATGACCCGTGCACTGACCCTCCTGCGCTCGGGATGGGGACGGTTCCGCGAGTGGCGGCACGGCCGCCCGTTCTGGGGCGGCGTCATCCTCATCGCGGCCGGAGTCGAGCTGCTGGTCGCCCCGGCCGCCCAGACCCTCGTCCTCCCGATCGACCTGATCATCTACGCCGGCATCGCCGGCGTCTCCGGCACCCTCATCGCGGCGCTCTTGATCGTGCTCGGCGTGCTGAGCTGGCTCCAGCCGGCCCAGAACACGTTCTTCGGAGTGGTCGGGGTCCTGCTCGCCCTGGTGACCTTCGTGACCTCCAACTTCGGCGGGTTCGTCATCGGCATGCTGCTCGGCATCGTCGGCGGGTCGCTCGTGTTCGCGTGGGGTCCCAGGACCCGTCGGCGCCCGCGCGGGCGCCGACGGGCCGGGGCCCCGGCGGACGGCGCCGCGGACGGGGACGCGGCCGCCCCCGACGACGAACTGCCCGCGGCCGGGGGGCCCGAGGCCGGGACCCGGCCGCTGGCCGCCCTCGCCCTGCCCCTGGCCGCCGCCGTCGTCCTGGCCTCGGCCCCCGCCCCCACCCTGGGCTGGCCCTGGGACTGGCTCTTCCCGGGCGGCGGGGGCGAGGAGCAGCCCGCCGACGACCCCTCCGCCTCGCCCTCCCCCTCCCCGTCACCGACCCCCTCGCCCGGCGACCCGGGCGGCGACCCCGCCCCGGAGGAGCCCGGCACCGAGGACCCGGGGGAGGAGCCCGGCGAGGAGGGGGGAGAAGAAGGGGAAGAGGAGGCCGGTGAGGAGACCGAGGCCGACCCGGCCGAGTGCGAGTTCCGCACCGGCGAGGGGGCGCTGGCCCGGAGCGAGGACGAGTTCGTCGAAGCGGTCCTGGCCTGCCAGGCCGCCCAGGAGGCCGACGAGCTCCCCGAGGTCCCCGCAGACGCGGACTACGACTGCTCCCGCGGCTCGGTCCGCACCTCCGGGCTGACCGCCGACGTGCTGACCATGAGCGGCGCCCGCTACGACGGCGTCGTGGAGTGCCCGACCGCGAACGGCCCCCAGCGCTACATCCGGCTCACCATGGACCGGGCCGAGGTCACCGGCGGGGACCTGTGGTTCGAGGAGCACGGCACCCGGATGAGCCTGGGCCTGCCGTCCATGACCCTGGACGGCGACGTCGTCATGCACGTCACCCGGATGAAGGTCAACATCTTCGGGATCCCCCTCCCGATCACCTTCACCCCGGACTTCCCGCCGCCGCTGCTGCTGCCGTACATGTTCGTGACCGAGGTCGACGTCTCCAGCCCGATGGCGGGCACCGACCGGATGAACATCACCGGCCTGAACGGCCGGTTCGCGGGCTGA
- a CDS encoding DUF6230 family protein, translated as MPKASEETPEVSQDAPEQHEGPRGTRWRRFALVAVPGFAAAAVLGGMTTQGLLAASFAVSGDSFKLSADSLVGNGFTQYGDVATSVDGAGRPVGLSAINTAEIDNLCLSSLWDLPIGEATLVITAGEATPVEGTNLVIDIEQLQGNAEFGEIEIGRDASTLDRAEGGQGPAGGFGLQSESITISEMELTTWAVTSGSLRLSGLGLAVKPGNHECF; from the coding sequence ATGCCCAAGGCTTCCGAGGAGACGCCTGAGGTGTCCCAGGACGCGCCTGAGCAGCACGAAGGTCCGCGTGGCACCCGCTGGCGCCGTTTCGCCCTCGTGGCGGTGCCCGGCTTCGCCGCCGCGGCCGTGCTCGGCGGGATGACCACGCAGGGCCTGCTCGCCGCCTCGTTCGCCGTCTCCGGCGACAGCTTCAAGCTCTCCGCCGACAGCCTGGTCGGCAACGGCTTCACCCAGTACGGCGACGTCGCCACGTCCGTGGACGGCGCCGGGCGCCCGGTGGGCCTGTCGGCGATCAACACCGCCGAGATCGACAACCTCTGCCTGTCCTCGCTCTGGGACCTGCCGATCGGCGAGGCCACCCTGGTCATCACCGCGGGGGAGGCCACCCCGGTCGAGGGCACCAACCTGGTCATCGACATCGAGCAGCTCCAGGGCAACGCCGAGTTCGGCGAGATCGAGATCGGCCGGGACGCCAGCACCCTCGACAGGGCCGAGGGCGGCCAGGGCCCGGCGGGCGGCTTCGGCCTCCAGTCCGAGAGCATCACGATCTCCGAGATGGAACTGACCACCTGGGCCGTCACCTCCGGCTCCCTGCGCCTGTCCGGGCTGGGGCTGGCGGTCAAGCCCGGAAACCACGAGTGCTTCTGA
- a CDS encoding GMC oxidoreductase, which yields MPRERNADSPATPDKATGPTGDDRFDYDVVVIGSGFGGSVSALRLTEKGYRVGVLEAGRRFTPETLPSSSWDVKNFLWAPRAGLYGIQRIHLLRDVMILAGAGVGGGSLNYANTLYHPLDPFFEDPQWRHITDWKSELAPFYDQARRMLGVRTNPTVTASDRHLKAVADEIGVGHTFRLTPVGVCFGDGEDGSGAEAAPGESVGDPYFGGAGPERRACLECGECMTGCRHGAKNTLTENYLYFAERGGAEVHPLTTVERVRPLADGGYAVDALRTDAPRRRENARTFTARQVVVAAGTYNTQTLLHRMKDAGLLPRLSDRLGTLTRTNSEALVGAMSRHVPWREDLTHGVAITSSIHPDENTHIEPVRYGKGSNAMGLLTAIQVPGGGRVPRWARFLGRAVRHPVVFARSFSNRRWSERIIIGLVMQSLDNSLTTSVKKGLFGGGRKLTSRQGHGEPNPTWIPAGQDVATRLAERIDGYPGGTVGDVFNIPMTAHFLGGCPIGDSAENGVIDPYHRLFGYPDLHVVDGAAVTANLGVNPSLTITAQAERALSMWPNKGEEDTRPAQGEEYRRVKPVFPHSPAVPAGAFAELRYTAPLPLTVVEPAPVEKPAGDARAAGS from the coding sequence GTGCCCCGAGAGCGCAACGCGGACTCCCCCGCCACCCCCGACAAGGCCACCGGACCGACCGGGGACGACCGCTTCGACTACGACGTCGTGGTGATCGGATCCGGCTTCGGCGGATCGGTCAGTGCCCTCCGCCTCACCGAGAAGGGCTACCGTGTCGGCGTCCTGGAAGCAGGGCGCCGTTTCACCCCCGAGACCCTGCCGTCCTCGTCCTGGGACGTGAAGAACTTCCTCTGGGCGCCGCGGGCCGGGCTCTACGGCATCCAGCGGATCCACCTGCTGCGCGACGTGATGATCCTGGCCGGCGCCGGGGTCGGCGGCGGTTCCCTCAACTACGCCAACACGCTGTACCACCCGCTGGACCCGTTCTTCGAGGACCCGCAGTGGCGCCACATCACCGACTGGAAGTCGGAGCTGGCGCCCTTCTACGACCAGGCCCGGCGCATGCTGGGCGTGCGCACCAACCCCACCGTCACCGCCTCCGACCGCCATCTCAAGGCGGTCGCCGACGAGATCGGCGTGGGCCACACCTTCCGGCTGACCCCGGTCGGCGTCTGCTTCGGCGACGGCGAGGACGGTTCGGGGGCCGAGGCCGCCCCGGGCGAGTCCGTGGGCGACCCGTACTTCGGCGGGGCCGGGCCGGAGCGCAGGGCCTGCCTGGAGTGCGGCGAGTGCATGACCGGCTGCCGGCACGGTGCCAAGAACACGCTGACCGAGAACTACCTGTACTTCGCGGAGCGCGGGGGCGCCGAGGTGCACCCCCTGACCACGGTGGAGCGCGTCCGCCCCCTGGCCGACGGCGGGTACGCCGTCGACGCCCTGCGCACCGACGCCCCCCGGCGCCGGGAGAACGCCCGCACGTTCACCGCCCGCCAGGTCGTCGTCGCGGCCGGGACCTACAACACCCAGACCCTCCTGCACCGGATGAAGGACGCCGGGCTGCTGCCCCGGCTGTCGGACCGGCTGGGCACGCTCACCCGCACCAACTCCGAGGCCCTGGTGGGGGCGATGAGCCGCCACGTGCCGTGGCGGGAGGACCTGACCCACGGCGTGGCCATCACCTCCTCCATCCACCCCGACGAGAACACCCACATCGAACCGGTCCGCTACGGCAAGGGCTCCAACGCGATGGGCCTGCTCACCGCCATCCAGGTGCCGGGCGGCGGCCGCGTCCCCCGCTGGGCGCGGTTCCTGGGCCGGGCGGTCCGCCACCCGGTGGTGTTCGCCCGCAGCTTCTCCAACCGGCGCTGGTCGGAGCGGATCATCATCGGCCTGGTGATGCAGTCGCTGGACAACTCGCTCACCACGTCGGTCAAGAAGGGGCTCTTCGGCGGGGGAAGGAAGCTCACCTCCCGGCAGGGGCACGGCGAGCCCAACCCCACCTGGATCCCGGCGGGTCAGGACGTGGCCACCCGGCTGGCCGAGCGGATCGACGGCTACCCGGGCGGCACCGTCGGCGACGTCTTCAACATCCCGATGACCGCGCACTTCCTGGGCGGCTGCCCGATCGGCGACAGCGCCGAGAACGGTGTCATCGACCCGTACCACCGCCTGTTCGGGTACCCGGACCTGCACGTGGTGGACGGGGCGGCGGTCACCGCGAACCTGGGCGTGAACCCGTCGCTGACGATCACCGCGCAGGCCGAGCGCGCGCTGTCGATGTGGCCCAACAAGGGCGAGGAGGACACCCGCCCGGCCCAGGGGGAGGAGTACCGCCGGGTGAAGCCGGTGTTCCCGCACTCCCCCGCGGTGCCCGCGGGTGCCTTCGCGGAGCTGCGGTACACCGCCCCGCTGCCGCTGACCGTCGTCGAGCCCGCCCCCGTGGAGAAGCCGGCCGGGGACGCCCG